CCCGTTTAAAGAAAACGCCATTATCCCTTGCCCATTTATCAAGAAGTGAGGTAACCAAGCTATTGATGCTGCTTTTACGCTGATCATCCATACCCTGTGTCAAATCATCATAATTATCAAGAAGAATGATCGCAATTGCCGTCCGCTCATCTTCATATAATTTCTCAATTTCCACCTGCTCCGTCACATCAAAAAAGTAAAGAAGCCTTTCATCACGCTTATGGACCACCTTGAATTTCCGATCGTGGAGCGTAAGCGTCTCAGTCTCGATCTCTTGCTTGATCAACGGCACTATCGAGTCCGCAACATCGTATAGCGATCTTCCTGCCAAAGAGTCTTCGCTAAAACAAGAAGCCAGGAATGGATTGGTCCATTCAATGTAATAATCCTCATTAAAGAGCATGATCCCAATCGGCATTTCCAATAACGCTTCCTCGCCCACCTTCTTTAAACGATAGGATAAAGTCGTTATATACTCTTCTGTCTTTTGTTGCTTTTTTTCTACCATTCTTAATGTTAAATAAAATAAACCAGCAAGAATCAATAGTCCAACAAGTGCAATAACCCAATTATAATAAGCCAGTACGCCCAAAAGTAAAACGACTGCGGCCAGCACCCCATACAACGGGGACTTAATCGAGTATTCTTTCAAATATGATGGCATAGTTTCAGCTCCTAAAAGCATCTGTTTTACAAAAAGTCTTCTATTCCTTTTTCTTGATTGTCTCCCTAAAAGGAAAGCCTAAATCTATTATACCTAAAAATCGAACAGCCGTCGTAATAATCGGAATCGGCAGCAGCAAAGAAAAAACCACGATTAAAACAGGTATGGCCCTAACCCATGACTTAACATGAGCGATATAGAATATCAGGGAATAACCTTGTAATAAAATGAAGAACTGCAGTATGAAAAATAGGTTCGTTATGGCCATATATACAAAACTGTTCTTGTCCGTATTCACAAAAAGAGCCAGAAGCATCGTAATTAAATAATACCATAAAAGGCTTTTCGGGAGTCGCAGATCTCGAAAATGGGGCCATTTTAACGCCTTATCACTGAATCTCTTCACAATGGGATGCGCTGCAAAGAAAATCAATAAAACCATGATGACGGACATCAAGACGAACAAACTTGGCATCAGCGTGTTCATCATATCGAGTGATTCATACATCCGCTTTTTGACTTGTTCCGTCGGTGCCTGTCCAAAAGAATCCATTATGCCGATAGTATTTTCGATGGACCCCTCAACCATGTCCATCGATTCTTCTATGTAATTAATATCCGTTATCAATACTGAAGCCGCATATATTAATAAAATGCCTCCCAGGAAAACTAGGACTGCGCTTATGAACATAGGTGCCATCGGTTTGTCCTTTTTCAAAAAATAGCCGATCGCGATTCCCGTTGCCCCCATGAGCAAGGTCAGCGGAACAGACAATATCGTCCCGATGAGGATCGACAATAACGAGGCTACGAATAAGTAACCAAGGCTCCACGATAACTTTTGTTTGATTGTGACAAGAATGAATGGAATGGGTAAAAAGAAAGTAGTGAAAATACCCAATAGTGGGATTTGAATGGTGATGAACAATAAAATGCAATATAGTGCCAGAAGGGCTCCGCCCTCGGCAATCCGTCTTCCGCTATTCATCTTTATTTCACCCCCTGTTATTATTGATGTCTTATCTCCATCTTTATATTGTATCCGTTACGGCCAGGATATTTCAAACATCACATTCTTTTTTAGGATATGATTATTTTTTCTGAGGAAAACGTCCGGATAACTTCCTAATGAAATAAAAAAAACCGCAATTCAGCGGTTTTCAGGCATGGGTGACAGCTTATAAAAAAGGCACATTGAGGATAACTCCTCAATGTGCCTTTTTATTATTCACCAGATACATATGGTAGTAATGCCATAGTACGTGAGCGTTTAATAGCAATCGTTAATTTACGTTGATATTTAGCGCTTGTACCAGTTACACGACGTGGTAAAATTTTACCGCGTTCTGAGACGAATTTTTTAAGAAGATCTACATCTTTGTAATCAATTTTAGTGATTCCGTTAGATGTGAAATAACAAACCTTTTTACGCTTACCGCGTCCTTTACGTCCACCCATTGCCATGATAAATTTCCCTCCCTGCTTTTTGAATTTTCATTTTAAACGGCTGTTTAAAATGGAAGATCGTCATCTGAAATGTCGATTGTCTTACCGTCATTTGCAAACGGATCGTCATCTACACGAGTGTAGTTGTTATTGCTCCGTTGATTCTGATTAGGATTTTGTCCATACGAATTGTTGTCATTTCCGTTATTATTGCCATAACTTCTTTGACCCCCACCGTAAGAACCGCCTTCATTTCTTTCACCCGCTGAACTGCTTCGTGGTTCAAGGAATTGAACGCTCTCAGCCAGAATCTCCGTCACATATACGCGTTTGCCGTCTTGTCCTTCATAATTACGTGTTTGGACACGTCCATCCACGCCAGCTAAACTGCCCTTTTTCAAGAAGTTAGCTACATTTTCTGCCGGTTTACGCCAAACTACACAGTTAATGAAATCCGCTTCACGTTCACCCTGCTGATTCGTAAAACTACGGTTCACAGCTAAAGTAAAGGTAGCTACGGGAACTCCATTAGGTGTATATCGTAATTCAGGATCTTTAGTTAAGCGTCCTACCAAAACTACGCGATTCATCATCAGAATCAACCCCTAGGTTTCAATCTTGTTTCATATGAAGCAAGATTAGAATTTATATTAAATATCGGATTATTCTTCTTCTCTAGTAGCCATGTGGCGAATAATGTCTTCACTGATTTTAGCAAGACGATCGAATTCTTGAATCGCAGCACTTTCAGCGTTAACTTTAAGAAGCATGTAGTAACCATCGCGGAAATCATTGATTTCATATGCAAGACGGCGTTTACCCCATTCTTTTGCTTCTACTTCCGCACCATTATCAGAAAGGATTGTGTTGAAACGTTCAACTAAAGCTTTTTTAGCTTCTTCCTCAATGTTTGGACGGATGATATACATAATTTCGTATTTTCTCATCACTGTCACCTCCTTTTGGTCTAAGCGGCCCAATTGGGCAAGGAGCAATTATTTATAATTACTCACAAGATAAAATTATAGCATAGTTAAAGAGGCTTTGCAACGAACGGTTCGACTTTTAATTGTAATCTAATGACCGTTGATTTACACTTCAGGCACTCGCTTTCCGCGGGCGGTCCAGGAGCCTCCTCGGCCCTGCTTTGCTGGGGTCTCTTACCTTCCGTTCCAATCAACTCCTTTTGTCGACAAACTGAAAGACCCTACTTATGAACGGTAGGGTCTTTGATTCTTAAACGTTAAAACGGAAATGGATAACATCGCCATCGTTAACGATGTATTCTTTTCCTTCCAAACGAACTTTACCTGCTTCTTTTGCAGCACCATGACTGCCCGCTTCAAGTAGATCGGTATAAGAAACCGTTTCGGCACGGATGAAACCACGTTCGAAGTCCGTGTGAATGACGCCTGCACATTGAGGTGCTTTCATTCCTTTGCGGAATGTCCAAGCACGCACTTCCTGTACACCAGCTGTAAAATATGTTGCCAATCCAAGCAGGTTATAAGAAGCACGGATCAACTGATCAAGACCTGACTCCTCGATGCCAAGTTCAGATAGGAACATTTCCTTTTCTTCACCTTCAAGCTCTGCAATTTCTTCTTCGATTTTGGCACAAATCACGATCACTTCGGCATTTTCCTTAGCGGCATATTCACGAACTTGCTGTACATATTCATTATCGTCAGCATTCGCCACTTCATCTTCGCTCACGTTCGCCACATAAAGCGTCGGCTTCGCTGTAAGTAAATGCATGCCCTTCACGATTTTTTGCTGTTCTTCAGTGAACTCGACGGTACGTGCAGGCTTTTCATCTTCCAATGCTTCTTTTAAAGCTACAAGGATTTCATGTTCTGCCACAGCGGCTTTATCTTTTTGCTTAGCCATTTTTCCGACACGGTCGATGCGTTTGACAACAGATTCCAAATCGGCAAGGATCAATTCAAGGTTGATGACTTCGATATCATCGATTGGATTCACTTTTCCGGAGACATGGGTAATGTTATCGTCTGCAAAACAACGGACGACTTGACAAATTGCATCCACCTGACGGATATGGGAAAGGAATTTATTACCCAATCCTTCTCCTTTACTTGCTCCTTTTACAATCCCGGCGATATCCGTGAATTCAAATGCTGTCGGAACGGTTTTTTTCGGTTTTACCAATTCAGTCAGTTTTTGCAGACGGTGATCTGGCACTTCCACGATCCCGACATTTGGGTCGATCGTACAGAAAGGATAGTTAGCAGATTCCGCACCCGCCTGAGTAATTGCATTAAATAAAGTGGATTTACCTACGTTAGGCAAACCGACTATACCAGCTGTTAAAGCCATTTATATTTCACTCCTTCAAGATGATTCGTACATATGGGAAAAGAACTGATCTTCTTTAAAGACCCTCCAATTACCTAAACCTTTCCCAATTATAGATTTCGCTTCCTAAAAAGACAAGTAAATCATGAGAAACGCAGGACTGCTTTCACTCAAAAAAAAAAGCATGATCACTCATCATGCTTTTGCAGAACTTTTTTCATTTTCTTCGCGAATTCACGTCGAGGCAGCATCACGCTATGGCCGCACCCTTCACATTTTATCCGGATATCCATACCGAGCCGTATAATTCTCCACTTATTCACTCCACAGGGATGCGGTTTCTTCATTTCCACAATATCTTTAAGTGCAAATTCCTTTTCTTCCATAACCATGAGCCCCCTAATTCCTATGACTCGCTGCCATTGTACGTAGATTTAATCCCACTTGAATCAAGCGCAGCACTTATTTCAATTCTTAATATCCTACTGATTTCAATGTGATGCATCGGCTTTGTTTCCGCCTTAATCCGAAAGACGATTTCTTCAGGACTAATTTTTTCAATTCCCAAAAATTCAGGTGTTTTGATCAATGCATCGTATTTGCCTTCCATACTGTTTAAAAGATCAATCAGCACCTTTTCGGCACGCTCGATCGATCCATCGTTAGGTATGGTCACATCAACGACAGCCATACTATTTAAAATGGAATAATTCGTGACCTGAACGATGCTTCCGTTGGGTATGAAGTGCAATTCACCTGCACCGCTTTTAATTTTCGTTGTACGAAGCCCGATTTCAATGACTTCCCCTTCAAAATTATTGATTTTAATATAATCCCCAACCGAGAAATGATCTTCAAAAATAACGAAAAATCCTGTAATTATATCCTTGACCAAACTTTGAGCACCAAAACCAACTGCCAAACCGAGAACACCGGCACCAGCGAGTAATGGCATTACTTCAATTCCGAAAATTTCCAGAATCATTATCAAGGCAATGAAATTGATGACATAGGTAATGATATTTTCGAGCAATTTAATGAGTGTCGCTTCCCTGCGCTCCGATACCCGAATGGGACTCCTTAAACGTGCTTTGAAAAATTTATTCAGAATAGTCTTTCCTATTCTAATAATAATACGCGATAACAATAGAACAAGGAAGATTTTAATAATCCCCTCGCCCATCAGCAGCCATATCTTTTCATCCAATATCTCTTTTGTAACGTTATCATAAATGCGATCCATATTTTCCTCCTGCCTAATGCAATTAACTGCAAAACTTTTATATCGTCTATATGATTTTTCCCATATAGACGGATTCCTCCACCCTTCATGCATTGATATAACCATGATGTAGAGGATTTTCTCTATTTTATCAATAAATAATGGTTTTTGTACAAAAAAAATTTGGGTATATAGGTAAAAGAATTAGAAGTTTTTTCCCAAATATTAAAGTAATTATTTACTAGAAAGTATAAATGAAAGCAATTGGTAGAGGATAACGGCAATTCATATCCCCTTCACCTGTTTGCCTGTTCTACAAAAAATTCCCTCATCCAGGATGTTAAATACCGTATATTTTCCCCTTTTTATCCGTATACTGTAATACCAAATAAAGTAAAGGAGTTGAGCCGATGAATCTGAATTCTAGTCTATTTAATAATAATAAAAATAGATTGAGTCGCATCCTGCATGAAGATACGGATGCATCCAAACAAATTTCCCAGGAATTAATCAACCTCCTACCAACCGGAAAGCTCCAACCAATCGTCATCGTCTGCATAGGCACGGACCGTTCCACAGGCGATTCACTCGGACCACTTGTCGGCACTCTGCTTAGTGAAAAAGCTGAAAACGGTTCTTCTTCATTCCATGTTCATGGTACTCTGGATGACCCTATACATGCGATGAATTTACAGGAAAAATTAAATGAAATCAAAAAAATGCACGCCAATCCCTTTATCGTCGGAATCGATGCTTGCTTAGGGAAAATGAAAAGCGTCGGAATCGTTCAAATTGGCCAGGGACCAGTGAAGCCAGGGGCTGGGGTCAATAAAGATCTTCCTTCCGTCGGAAATGCACATATTACAGGAATCGTGAATGTAAGTGGATTCATGGAGTTCATGGTCTTGCAGAACACACGTCTTAATCTTGTGCTAAAAATGGCCAAAACCATTGCCGAGGGGATTTATGAAGCACAAAATCATTATCCAGTAAAACCTTCCATCACCCCTTTCACATGGTCATTCAAGCAAGAAAAAACCCTATGATCGGTTTTTTCTTATCATAAAAAAGAAGGAAAGGGCCAATCCCCTTCCTTCTTTTTTATACATAATACATGAGAGTAACCAGAATCGCGGTGATCATTATGCCCGGAAGCAGATTTGCCACCCTTATTTTGGTCAGACCGATAATATTCAAACCAATTGCCAAAATCATGACTCCCCCAGTTGCTGTCATTTCCAGTATAAAGGAATCCATTAAAGCTGTTGGGATCATCGTATTGATCTGCCTTGAGAAAATTGCTATGAATCCCTCATAAAGAATGACCGGAAATGCTGAAAAAAGTACACCTATGCCAAGTGTACTGGCGAGGACCAATGCTGTAAAGCCATCGATGATCGCTTTTGTTATCAAAACGTCATGATCATTCCGGATACCGCTATCCAGGGCACCGATGATGGCCATCGCCCCAATGCCAAATATGAGCGTAGCCGTTACAAATCCCTGAGATATCGAAATTCCTTCCTTCGCTTTCATCCTGCGTTCAAGCCAATTGCCTAAAGAATTTAGCCTAGCCTCAAGATTCATCCATTCACCGAGGACAGCCCCTCCGACAATACTTAAAATGACAACAAGGAAATTATCGCTTTTTAAGCCCATCTGCAAACCTAAGACCATGACGGCCAAACCGATACCGCTCATGACCGTTTCTTTTATCTTTTCAGGTATATGTTGTAAAAACCTTCCTAAAATCGAACCGATTAAAATGCAGGCACCATTCACCAAAGCCCCTAATAATACCATCTCATCCACCTAATTTTCTGCATATGTCGTCACGATCTTTTCATAAAGGGGATCTAAGAGGATAGGTTCTCTTGATCGATCAAGTTCAAAATTCTCTCTAAATCTTCCTTTGAAAAGAATTCTATTTCTATTTTTCCTTTTTTCTTGCTTTGTTTTATCGTTACGCTCGTTCCTAGTCTTTCACGCAGACTTGTCTCCCGTTGCTTTATGAAGATATCTTTTTTTTCTTGTTTCTTAGGTTTAGTTTCACGTGAAACGGTATCATTCAATTGATGAATATATTGCTCTAGCTGTCTGACATTCATTCCTTCTTTGAGGATTTTATCCGCTACCGGCTTAAGCATCTCTTTTTTCTTTAAACCTAGCAATGCCCGGCCATGCCCCATGGAAATTTCCCCGTCGGAGATATATCTCCTAATCCCTTCAGGCAAAGATAGCAATCTAACATGGTTTGCGATATGGGGACGGCTTTTACCCAGCCGATTGGCTAACTGCTCCTGGGTGAATTCCAATTTTTCCAGAAGCGTTTGATAAGCGACAGCCTCCTCGATTGGATTCAAATCTTCCCTTTGCAGGTTTTCCAAAATCGCCAGTTCCATCATCTGCTGTTCGCTCAATTTCCTCACAACGACCGGAACTGTCTTTAAACCAGCTTCCTCGGCAGCACGATAACGCCTTTCCCCAGCAACGATTTCATATCCCTTAATGCTTTCCCGGGCAATAATCGGCTGTAATATCCCATGTTCCATGATGGATTGCTTTAATTCCTCTATAGCTTCAAGCCGAAAGCTCTTTCGGGGCTGATAAGGATTTGGCCTTAATTCCCTTAATTTGATTTCTCGCACGATTTCATCTTTACTGATTTCCCCACTATTGAAAAGTGCGTTAAGTCCTTTGCCAAGTCCTTTAGCCATTTGATACCACTTCCTTTGCCAGTTCTAAATAGACCTCCGCCCCTCGTGACTTTGGATCATATATAATTATCGGTTCTCCATGGCTCGGTGCTTCACTCAAACGGACATTGCGGGGAATGATGGTTTGATAGACTTTATCCTGAAAGTATTTTTTGACCTCTTCTATGACCTGGAGACCTAGATTCGTTCTTGCATCCAACATCGTCAATAGCACACCCTCGATTTTCAAATCATGGTTCAAATGCTTTTGGACGAGGCGGACCGTGTTCAATAGTTGACTCAAACCCTCCAATGCATAGTATTCACATTGTACCGGAATCAAAACTGCATCGGCGGCCGTTAAGGCATTAAGCGTAAGCAAACCCAATGATGGAGGGCAGTCAATCACAATGTAATCATATTGGCCCTGCACCTCTTCTAATGCCCTTTTTAACCGGACTTCCCTAGAGATGGTTGGGACAAGTTCAATTTCTGCACCTGCCAGTTGAATTGTCGCAGGTATGGCATATAGGTTTTCTACCTTTGTTTCCATGACGACGGTACTGGCCTCGATATCATCAACCAATACATCATAAATACATTGTTCCACATCTGCTTTGTCAATACCTGCACCGCTTGTCGCATTTCCCTGCGGGTCAATATCGACCATTAAGACTTTCTGTCCTATGTAAGCAAGACAAGCACTTAGGCTGACAGAAGTTGTCGTTTTTCCAACACCGCCCTTTTGATTGGCAATGGCGAGAATCTTACCCACGAATTCACCCGCTTTCAACTATCTTCATCACGCTTTTATCTATTGATTTTTACCGTAAATCCATTTATTTCTTTCTATTTTATCATGAATGTTACTGGAAGAAATCGTTTTCTGAAATTCCTCTTAAATTTGAAATATATCTAAAAGCATTAAAAATCCGGGAAAAGTGGAATGTTTTTTTTTGTGGAAATACCAGTTTTGATCGAAAATAAAAAAAGCTTGGCAATCGGAGACTACCAAGCGGGTAAGGATAGGGAATCAAGTTTTTTTCTTGGGTATTTTAATCGTGAACTGATAATACTCCTCGAATTCTTCTTCCTCTGCATCCAAATTTATTCCATTGTCTGTAACCATATTGAGTGATTGGCGTATGGTATTCACGGCAATCCTCATGTCTTTACTAAACGCTTTTCGCTTAGGTTTCGGCTTCTGCACAGTACCCGTCAAGAGCTTGACGACCTGCTCTTCGGTCTGTTTGACGTTTAACCCTTTTTCGATGATTTCCAAAAGCAGTTTAAGCTGCTTTTCAGGACTCTTCAACGGTATCAACGAGCGGGCATGGCGTTCCGTAATTTGCTTTTGAAGAAGTGCATCCTGAACCTCCTGGGGCAGCTTAAGCAGCCGTAGCTTATTCGCCACGGTAGATTGTCCTATTCCCAGTCTTTGTGCCAAAGCTTCTTGTGTTAAACTATGCAGCTCCAATAGTTTTCCATAAGCCAAAGCTTCTTCAATCGGTGTCAGTTCTTCACGCTGAAGGTTTTCTATCAGCGCAACGGAAGCCGTTTCTGTATCGGTGAAATCTTTGATTATTGCGGGTGCCAATTCCCAGCCAAGCTTTTGCATGGCCCGAAAACGACGCTCACCTGCAATGATTTCATACTTTCCCTGACCATAAGTCCTTACTACAATTGGTTGAATGATCCCATGTGTATGGATCGTTTGGGCCAATTCGGCAATTTTATCGTCATTAAAAACGGTCCTTGGTTGAAATCGATTAGGCACAATATCAGAAATGGAAATTTTTCTTATCTCTTCATTATTATTGCTAGGTGTCTCCATCTCTAGTTGCTCTTCTTCTTTTTCGCCAAACCCAAAGAACCGCGAAAAAGGATGCTTCATCTTCCTACACCACCTTTTAAAACTCCCAAATAACATATTCTCTATTTAAAGGACAAGTCCTGCATACATTTCCCGACATGGTTATACATATGGCCCTACACTGTAAAAAACATGTCGACTGGCACCATCAAGGCAATAATTTAGGAATGGACGGCCAGTCATGAAAAATATCGGCAGGCTTGCCCAAAATTATTTCCCTGAATCAGCCAGCATAGGGCACAAGTTTAGAGTGAAAATAATAAGGTCATACATTTATAGTAAAAGAAAATAAGGGCAAGTACCAGCCATATATATCTGAATCATCTACGCTTACTATGAAAACTTACTCATCCTACAGAGGTTATTCAATAGGCTGCTTATTCGGTGTCCCTGGTTTTCTCGGGTATTTTTTAGGAGTCTTCTTCACTTTTTTTACAGTAATGATGTTTCTTTCACTATTTTCTTCTGGCAATGTGAAAGGATGAATTTCTTCAATTTTTCCGCCTAACGTAAAAATGGCCTTCTTCCCAGTATCCATTTCATCTTGTGCACTTGCCGCTTTCATGGCAATGAATGTCCCATCCAGTTTAACGAGCGGCAAACATAGTTCACTTAAAACGGACATCCTGGCTACTGCCCTTGCCATGACAATATCATAGGATTCGCGGTTCTCCTGTTTTTGGGCGAAGGTTTCCGCCCGGTCATGATAGAAGGAAACTCCCTTTAATTGCAAGGAATCCGCAAGGTGATTCAAAAAAGAAATTCGCTTATTCAAAGAATCCACAATCGAGACGTGGATATCAGGGAAACAAATCTTCAATGGAATACTCGGAAATCCAGCTCCAGCCCCAACATCGCAAATTCGATATGATTTGTTAAAGTCAAAATAGAAGGCTGCACTGATTGAATCATAAAAATGCTTAAGATAGACTTCTTCTTTATCAGTGATGGCTGTTAAGTTCATCTTTTCGTTCCATTCCACCAATAATCGATAATAAGTGTCAAACTGATCAAGCTGTTGAGGAGAAAGCTCGATCCCTTTCTCCAGCAGTGCTTGTTGGAACTGTTCAATATTCATGTCTTTTCAATCCTTTTCGGGTATTTCCATTACTGAGATACTCTGGCAATCTTTCCTTGTTCCAAATAAACAAGCAAAATGGAAACATCAGCGGGATTCACACCGGAAATTCTTGAAGCCTGAGCTACTGATAGCGGGTGGACCTGCTTTAATTTTTGACGTGCTTCCGTTGCAAGTCCAGAAATTGCATCATAATCGATATTCTCTGGAATCTTTTTATTCTCCATTTTTTTCAGGCGATCGACCTGTTGCAAGGATTTTTCGATATATCCTTCATACTTGATCTGGATTTCGACCTGTTCCGTCACATCATCGCTCAGTTCGTCATCACTTGGCGCCAACTTCTGAATATGGGAATAATCCATTTCAGGCCGTTTCAATAAATCGGAGGCCCGGATTCCATCCTTTAACTCACTGCCGCCACTTGCAGTAATGATTTCTTGTACCTCTTTGGTCGGTTTGATGAAGTTTGATTTCAGTCGTTCCTTTTCCATTTCAACCGCTTCCTTTTTCATAAGGAATCGATTGTAGCGTTCTTCTTTGATCATTCCGATATTGAATCCAATTTCCGTTAAGCGTAAATCGGCATTATCATGACGCAATAATAAACGATATTCTGCACGTGAAGTCAGCAATCGGTATGGTTCATTCGTGCCTTTCGTTACAAGGTCATCAATGAGAACACCAATATAGGCATCCGAACGGCTTAATATCAGTTCTTCTTTACCCAGTGCATTCAATCCTGCATTAATACCGGCCATCAATCCTTGTCCTGCCGCTTCCTCGTAGCCGGATGTCCCGTTAATTTGGCCAGCAGTATAAAGATTTTTGATTTTCTTCGTTTCAAGTGTAGGCCATAGCTGTGTAGGAACGATAGCATCATATTCAATTGCATATCCTGCGCGCATCATTTCCGCCTTTTCAAGTCCTGGAATTGTTTGCAGGATTTTCACTTGCACATCCTCAGGCAGACTTGTAGATAAACCTTGCACATAAACTTCCTTTGTATTGCGGCCCTCAGGTTCCAGGAATATTTGATGCCTTGGTTTATCATTAAAACGGACGACTTTATCTTCAATCGATGGACAATAACGCGGACCGGTTCCTTTAATCATTCCCGAATACATTGGTGAACGATGTAGATTCTCATCAATGAGCTGGTGTGTCCCCTCATTCGTGTACGTTAACCAGCATGGCAATTGATCCGTTATGAACTTTGTCGTTTCATAAGAAAATGCACGCGGCACTTCATCGCCAGGCTGAATTTCCGTCTTGCTGTAATCTATGGAAGAGCTATTCACGCGTGGCGGTGTTCCTGTTTTAAAACGGACCAAATCAAATCCTAACTGCTCTAAATGTTCAGAAAGCCTGATGGAAGGCTGCTGATTATTAGGGCCGCTTGAATATTTCAGTTCCCCTAAAATGATTTCGCCGCGTAAATATGTTCCAGTCGTGATTACGA
This sequence is a window from Brevibacillus sp. JNUCC-41. Protein-coding genes within it:
- a CDS encoding YybS family protein; translation: MNSGRRIAEGGALLALYCILLFITIQIPLLGIFTTFFLPIPFILVTIKQKLSWSLGYLFVASLLSILIGTILSVPLTLLMGATGIAIGYFLKKDKPMAPMFISAVLVFLGGILLIYAASVLITDINYIEESMDMVEGSIENTIGIMDSFGQAPTEQVKKRMYESLDMMNTLMPSLFVLMSVIMVLLIFFAAHPIVKRFSDKALKWPHFRDLRLPKSLLWYYLITMLLALFVNTDKNSFVYMAITNLFFILQFFILLQGYSLIFYIAHVKSWVRAIPVLIVVFSLLLPIPIITTAVRFLGIIDLGFPFRETIKKKE
- the rpsR gene encoding 30S ribosomal protein S18, giving the protein MAMGGRKGRGKRKKVCYFTSNGITKIDYKDVDLLKKFVSERGKILPRRVTGTSAKYQRKLTIAIKRSRTMALLPYVSGE
- the ssb gene encoding single-stranded DNA-binding protein, whose translation is MMNRVVLVGRLTKDPELRYTPNGVPVATFTLAVNRSFTNQQGEREADFINCVVWRKPAENVANFLKKGSLAGVDGRVQTRNYEGQDGKRVYVTEILAESVQFLEPRSSSAGERNEGGSYGGGQRSYGNNNGNDNNSYGQNPNQNQRSNNNYTRVDDDPFANDGKTIDISDDDLPF
- the rpsF gene encoding 30S ribosomal protein S6, with product MRKYEIMYIIRPNIEEEAKKALVERFNTILSDNGAEVEAKEWGKRRLAYEINDFRDGYYMLLKVNAESAAIQEFDRLAKISEDIIRHMATREEE
- the ychF gene encoding redox-regulated ATPase YchF; protein product: MALTAGIVGLPNVGKSTLFNAITQAGAESANYPFCTIDPNVGIVEVPDHRLQKLTELVKPKKTVPTAFEFTDIAGIVKGASKGEGLGNKFLSHIRQVDAICQVVRCFADDNITHVSGKVNPIDDIEVINLELILADLESVVKRIDRVGKMAKQKDKAAVAEHEILVALKEALEDEKPARTVEFTEEQQKIVKGMHLLTAKPTLYVANVSEDEVANADDNEYVQQVREYAAKENAEVIVICAKIEEEIAELEGEEKEMFLSELGIEESGLDQLIRASYNLLGLATYFTAGVQEVRAWTFRKGMKAPQCAGVIHTDFERGFIRAETVSYTDLLEAGSHGAAKEAGKVRLEGKEYIVNDGDVIHFRFNV
- a CDS encoding DUF951 domain-containing protein; translated protein: MEEKEFALKDIVEMKKPHPCGVNKWRIIRLGMDIRIKCEGCGHSVMLPRREFAKKMKKVLQKHDE
- a CDS encoding mechanosensitive ion channel family protein; the protein is MDRIYDNVTKEILDEKIWLLMGEGIIKIFLVLLLSRIIIRIGKTILNKFFKARLRSPIRVSERREATLIKLLENIITYVINFIALIMILEIFGIEVMPLLAGAGVLGLAVGFGAQSLVKDIITGFFVIFEDHFSVGDYIKINNFEGEVIEIGLRTTKIKSGAGELHFIPNGSIVQVTNYSILNSMAVVDVTIPNDGSIERAEKVLIDLLNSMEGKYDALIKTPEFLGIEKISPEEIVFRIKAETKPMHHIEISRILRIEISAALDSSGIKSTYNGSES
- the yyaC gene encoding spore protease YyaC; this encodes MNLNSSLFNNNKNRLSRILHEDTDASKQISQELINLLPTGKLQPIVIVCIGTDRSTGDSLGPLVGTLLSEKAENGSSSFHVHGTLDDPIHAMNLQEKLNEIKKMHANPFIVGIDACLGKMKSVGIVQIGQGPVKPGAGVNKDLPSVGNAHITGIVNVSGFMEFMVLQNTRLNLVLKMAKTIAEGIYEAQNHYPVKPSITPFTWSFKQEKTL
- a CDS encoding DUF554 domain-containing protein, with the translated sequence MVLLGALVNGACILIGSILGRFLQHIPEKIKETVMSGIGLAVMVLGLQMGLKSDNFLVVILSIVGGAVLGEWMNLEARLNSLGNWLERRMKAKEGISISQGFVTATLIFGIGAMAIIGALDSGIRNDHDVLITKAIIDGFTALVLASTLGIGVLFSAFPVILYEGFIAIFSRQINTMIPTALMDSFILEMTATGGVMILAIGLNIIGLTKIRVANLLPGIMITAILVTLMYYV
- a CDS encoding ParB/RepB/Spo0J family partition protein codes for the protein MAKGLGKGLNALFNSGEISKDEIVREIKLRELRPNPYQPRKSFRLEAIEELKQSIMEHGILQPIIARESIKGYEIVAGERRYRAAEEAGLKTVPVVVRKLSEQQMMELAILENLQREDLNPIEEAVAYQTLLEKLEFTQEQLANRLGKSRPHIANHVRLLSLPEGIRRYISDGEISMGHGRALLGLKKKEMLKPVADKILKEGMNVRQLEQYIHQLNDTVSRETKPKKQEKKDIFIKQRETSLRERLGTSVTIKQSKKKGKIEIEFFSKEDLERILNLIDQENLSS
- a CDS encoding ParA family protein, which translates into the protein MGKILAIANQKGGVGKTTTSVSLSACLAYIGQKVLMVDIDPQGNATSGAGIDKADVEQCIYDVLVDDIEASTVVMETKVENLYAIPATIQLAGAEIELVPTISREVRLKRALEEVQGQYDYIVIDCPPSLGLLTLNALTAADAVLIPVQCEYYALEGLSQLLNTVRLVQKHLNHDLKIEGVLLTMLDARTNLGLQVIEEVKKYFQDKVYQTIIPRNVRLSEAPSHGEPIIIYDPKSRGAEVYLELAKEVVSNG